The Tissierellales bacterium region TTCTACAGTCTTTCCATCAGATGACCAAAAGTAACTCATACGCTCATGTAAAACGCTTGACTCATATGTTTCTCTCAAACCTGCTGGATTGACTCCAAGTGCTAAAATCATAATTAAAGCAGACACAAATGTAAACGTTATTTCCGGTGTCATGGAATAGATATTTATATATGTCAAATATGCTATCGTTGACAAGAGCATCATTATTATACTTATTATTTTCTTTCCTAGTGGAGAAGAAACCATTTTAATCAACTTGTGAAACAAGCTATAATTTTTATTGTGTTCCCAAAAATGTCCTATAGACTTCAGCCCATAGTCAACACCTTTAAACATTGTATCTATTATTTTATACGCCACACTATTTTCAATTGTACTCGTATGGTCGCTCATTATTTTCCCCAATGCAGAAGCTCTGTAAGCCTTCTTCACTCTCTCAAAACAACGCCCTGCAATTTTAACTGCTGAGCTGTGAATTTTATACTGTGAACATCTATTTGCTAATGTATAAAATTTTCTCTTCAGTGCTCGTTTTTCCATGAATACACCCCATTATTGTTCGATGATATCAACCTTTAACGCAACCCCTTGAATTGAAACTTTGCGGTTTTTTAGTGTAAATTGATTTCCTATTCTAGTATGTTTTCCATTTATAACAACAACATCTTCAGTTATATACGCCGGACACTTCATTTTAAGTGTAACTACGTATTTGCCTGGAACTTCCATTGGAACTAACTTATTGTCTGTCTGTATATTATCTACAAATGGTTTTATTTCTTTTGACTCAATTGTTCCAAATAATACATTTTCATCATAGTAATTTAATTCATCCCCATCAACTAAACCATCTATTGTTGCCTGTCTTACATCTGCTACCTCTAATTGCACATATACATCCCCATTTGGTTTTACTTTTGCCCATCTATTGCCAAATAATTTAACTCCTCCAACTACCATTAGTACTAATACTAACACTACACACAAGTCAATTACATTGATTACCCCAAATAATTTTCCTTTTTCATCAATCATTTTCATTATTTTGCCTCCTATATTCTAGTCTTTTTT contains the following coding sequences:
- a CDS encoding DUF4330 domain-containing protein, whose translation is MKMIDEKGKLFGVINVIDLCVVLVLVLMVVGGVKLFGNRWAKVKPNGDVYVQLEVADVRQATIDGLVDGDELNYYDENVLFGTIESKEIKPFVDNIQTDNKLVPMEVPGKYVVTLKMKCPAYITEDVVVINGKHTRIGNQFTLKNRKVSIQGVALKVDIIEQ